The following proteins come from a genomic window of Aspergillus oryzae RIB40 DNA, chromosome 4:
- a CDS encoding nucleoporin (predicted protein) encodes MAPVPEAYFPSLDKCFSGDVQLLSWKRAFLYTCNPEDDLGDTGSLHAFLSHPESVQLLARCLDGFTSSSGKTKSDFESKTAAIHSETTAQASYNLKELKEDALWLSQKAGIDEISALRIAVLEWQNRPATRLLSGFSEEESTSLQSAAGVENFRMSLAGPSFAEIFSQKVGREDNASGFVSEESRRLRLRELYLSERTHIIKTARRLFALSLRNDVNEPAPQMSEQKRSDLLCQLGATLFNDNLAGDKCRTFIQACIKAIQGRLSALESDGGWLGLAESNEAVEDLWRTALVEEILHIVQILFLRLQSSAELPSADVFVSWLRLMGDYNFLETLQIPCQNPPEVLLPLQAFVSLTTLAFMKLPLTIPSIINKTCTPESNTKPPYFLSKDEIGQVNEIFVSAVVESKVASPAAFAWGLVLNTMRELALNDKENRELEQFHSAVDSFQSNTPQSTAGGASEISLYEELLECARTPKCTADDSIALLTSDEVKIMAFEIIMNLATKVGSTSAVDDMLTNRWTRTVLLDLIRVAVVYLDYSPEIVESVLAILVGSSTEPLWPINNLASPSSDPRCVFIRDELLMDNIFRLARSRFPYETVPFLKLCRALISKDLVNDEGIPVILNEMENMDTFTQALPPDFQGYETIREDENANFVTLVESLPMLGSSPRRQLSEKQTSNALVVTGSSQVPSTTIGQIVSESRPAVIMWQHQYSSLSYLGSWLEEWNENGGYSAGWGEDSIAEIIGLLADLLITSKDTQRQNGDDSGAKRILEMASDGLARQSDIISVVLDILERSLSHIGPRAGSETVLDSVIACLRFITALIEVLPGRVWPFLSRSSLFGSDGKGGIMTAVISALEVTSGEYPFLLSCVRFFESIVDDAVSRAVLRRSPNSVMGKTATVSDWTAGVPSHMMRGVLLDFVRIMVEVYNSSINWRFNSPAQRFEINAALAKTFERILYYAYGTNDSTKLDAKVTGVFSSSATYILDVLRPHSTDDLPFNPILRLIADGLQTPPTLYLRYLTLVEKQVSSTLVLSTRLLQAAQLLSTPPSLLEEQLFKAAPVLVKLYAQHDAYRLPIISLLNTLITGAALNSDKEPPSLIGHLGAESSCLFLDVLSQFDKPLSDRNLHLGIWQLLSTFVTKRQQWLAVYILTGSSPRQTLKKTDDQKAPAMRGTPFLKIALDTLSNIDQVDLQVALALLEFVSHAQENWPWATSELRKHSLFFTSLVQYVSKLKIASLSVVDQIFTTRIAAVVADLCTVYLHSAKEMQDRSFYKTLIPLVSWYAKDAVEVSGYNASLHANLKKNFEMRYSGCKLADFKRTTLQPRTLGRDYCYDIHLGEKLLSYDFAWAGTRNQGFDQEFERANLNLSLIEAKVSLLHSWKFFAIEHCSDFMTDREVQKSMAVVVQRCLEANTNGVPQEAIFARIQQTRVDFAQALLQRLVEIGSRGAEVFGLLGVVWDALRSRRATYEEAIINDDTEYYRSLLNVLFLALQFHQDSPSRTAPETLSKKAEVSSDLGLVVEIVKTVVAQGFKSLTAYLHDQPEKCTPKDFAIITAILQSCLQVKNVDRVYEHIVYHIADNDTGRHATSLFSWADQLAVAGDPVYGELSISFLVKLSTIPMLAEHLAVEVVLVRLSTCRLTNILRQPKGFGPFDSVPRMYAIWTGGILPLCLNLLYHVIRTAPEVAAFLNQFEGQLTRASEAFAADRTAGSTARRICLSMTSEAYSLALISFILDRFREAGPSAGMDAESIQELKWDRAHVKEDIEDLLERRQLLRARIVATNDKEAELVRQKPLNASSGAENRLEEKIVSELKATLVCLGGEEA; translated from the exons ATGGCTCCCGTTCCGGAAGCCTATTTCCCGTCCCTGGACAAGTGCTTCTCCGGGGACGTCCAGCTTCT GTCCTGGAAGAGAGCATTTCTCTACACATGCAATCCCGAGGATGACCTAGGCGATACCGGCAGTCTCCATGCTTTCTTGTCGCACCCAGAAAGcgttcagcttcttgcaAGATGTTTGGACGGGTTCACCTCCTCTTCGGGGAAAACAAAGTCAGATTTTGAATCGAAAACGGCTGCGATTCATTCGGAGACAACAGCGCAAGCTTCATATAACTTGAAGGAACTCAAAGAAGACGCATTGTGGCTGAGCCAGAAAGCCGGCATTGACGAAATCAGCGCCCTAAGGATTGCAGTCTTAGAATGGCAGAATCGCCCTGCTACACGCCTTCTGTCTGGAttctccgaagaagaatctACAAGTTTGCAGAGCGCAGCTGGTGTCGAGAACTTTCGCATGTCGCTGGCTGGACCCAGCTTTGCTGAAATTTTCAGTCAGAAAGTCGGTCGTGAGGACAATGCCTCAGGATTTGTTTCTGAAGAAAGTAGGCGCCTGCGTCTGCGAGAGTTATACTTGTCGGAAAGGACACATATTATAAAGACGGCCCGGAGGTTATTCGCTCTCTCTCTGCGCAACGACGTCAATGAACCTGCTCCGCAAATGTCCGAACAGAAACGGAGCGACTTGTTGTGCCAATTGGGAGCTACACTCTTCAACGACAATCTTGCTGGTGATAAATGCCGCACTTTCATTCAAGCATGTATCAAAGCTATCCAGGGTCGACTTTCGGCATTAGAGAGCGATGGAGGGTGGCTAGGACTCGCTGAAAGCAACGAGGCCGTGGAAGATTTGTGGCGAACGGCTCTCGTTGAAGAGATATTGCACATTGTGCAAATTCTGTTCCTACGGCTCCAATCATCTGCGGAGCTTCCTTCTGCCGATGTTTTCGTGTCCTGGCTTCGTCTCATGGGCGATTACAACTTCCTTGAGACACTCCAAATC CCATGCCAGAATCCGCCAGAAGTATTACTCCCTCTTCAGGCTTTTGTGAGCTTGACGACCCTTGCGTTCATGAAGCTACCGCTTACTATTCCGTCCATCATAAACAAAACTTGTACACCAGAATCAAACACGAAACCACCATATTTTCTCTCGAAGGATGAGATTGGTCAGGTGAATGAGATTTTTGTCTCTGCAGTGGTGGAGTCCAAAGTTGCAAGCCCCGCGGCATTCGCGTGGGGACTGGTTTTGAACACTATGAGAGAGCTTGCCCTCAATGACAAAGAGAATCGGGAGTTAGAACAGTTTCACAGCGCAGTTGACTCATTTCAATCGAATACTCCTCAATCTACCGCAGGCGGAGCTTCAGAAATTTCACTCTATGAAGAGCTGTTAGAATGTGCACGAACTCCGAAGTGCACGGCTGATGATTCTATAGCCCTGTTGACCTCGGATGAAGTGAAAATCATGGCATTTGAGATCATTATGAACCTCGCTACCAAAGTTGGCTCTACATCTGCAGTTGACGACATGTTAACGAACCGTTGGACTCGAACGGTGCTTCTGGATCTCATTCGAGTGGCCGTGGTGTACTTAGATTATTCACCCGAAATTGTGGAATCCGTTCTGGCAATTCTTGTGGGTTCATCCACAGAACCTCTATGGCCCATAAACAACCTGGCCTCGCCTTCTAGTGACCCACGGTGTGTTTTCATCAGGGATGAACTTTTGATGGACAATATCTTTCGACTAGCCCGGTCGCGGTTCCCTTATGAGACAGTGCCGTTTTTGAAACTCTGCCGCGCTCTCATTAGCAAAGACCTGGTTAATGACGAAGGTATTCCGGTAATTCTCAATGAAATGGAGAACATGGACACATTCACTCAAGCCTTGCCGCCTGATTTCCAAGGGTACGAGACGATACGGGAAGATGAGAACGCAAATTTCGTGACTCTCGTTGAATCCCTTCCAATGCTTGGCTCATCCCCTCGAAGACAGTTATCCGAGAAACAAACCAGCAATGCTCTGGTTGTCACGGGCTCATCTCAAGTTCCGTCTACGACAATTGGGCAAATCGTGTCCGAGTCAAGGCCCGCTGTTATTATGTGGCAGCACCAGTATTCTTCGTTAAGCTACCTAGGAAGCTGGctggaggaatggaatgaaaACGGAGGATATTCAGCAGGATGGGGAGAGGACTCTATCGCGGAAATCATAGGACTCTTGGCAGACCTTCTCATTACCTCCAAAGATACACAACGTCAAAATGGCGATGACTCAGGCGCTAAGAGGATCTTGGAGATGGCAAGCGATGGGTTAGCCCGGCAAAGCGACATTATTTCAGTGGTACTCGACATTCTCGAACGCAGTCTGTCTCATATTGGCCCTAGAGCAGGTTCTGAGACTGTTTTGGATTCCGTTATTGCCTGCCTGCGGTTTATCACCGCTCTTATTGAAGTTTTACCTGGCAGAGTATGGCCGTTCCTATCTCGGAGCAGCTTATTTGGTTCTGATGGCAAAGGCGGCATCATGACCGCAGTCATCTCCGCCCTCGAGGTCACATCAGGCGAATAtcccttcctcctcagctGCGTACGTTTTTTCGAGTCCATTGTTGACGACGCTGTCTCTCGTGCTGTATTGAGGAGAAGCCCCAATAGCGTAATGGGCAAGACAGCAACCGTTTCTGATTGGACTGCTGGTGTTCCATCTCATATGATGAGAGGAGTCCTCTTGGACTTTGTTCGAATAATGGTCGAAGTGTACAACAGTAGCATCAATTGGCGATTTAACTCCCCGGCGCAGAGATTCGAGATCAACGCCGCACTCGCTAAGACATTCGAAAGAATACTCTACTATGCTTATGGCACCAACGACTCTACAAAACTGGATGCGAAAGTTACTGGTGTGTTCTCGTCCTCGGCGACGTATATACTGGATGTTTTACGACCGCATTCGACAGATGATCTCCCTTTCAACCCGATCCTTCGACTCATTGCCGACGGCCTTCAAACCCCGCCCACATTATATCTTCGGTACTTAACACTGGTAGAAAAGCAAGTGAGTTCGACACTTGTACTCTCTACTAGACTTTTACAGGCCGCCCAGCTACTCTCGACACCGCCGTCATTATTAGAAGAGCAACTGTTTAAGGCAGCTCCGGTCCTCGTCAAATTATATGCACAGCATGACGCCTACCGACTACCTATTATATCTCTTCTTAACACACTTATCACAGGCGCGGCTTTGAATTCAGACAAAGAGCCACCGTCCCTGATTGGCCATTTGGGAGCCGAGTCATcctgtctctttcttgatgTCCTATCACAATTTGACAAGCCGTTAAGTGATCGGAACCTACACTTGGGAATATGGCAGCTATTGTCAACATTTGTCACCAAGCGTCAGCAGTGGCTTGCGGTCTATATTCTTACAGGATCGTCTCCTCGTCAAACACTTAAGAAGACCGACGATCAAAAAGCCCCGGCTATGAGAGGAACACCGTTTTTGAAGATTGCGCTGGATACACTCTCAAACATCGACCAAGTTGATCTCCAGGTAGCTCTTGCGTTGCTAGAGTTCGTCTCTCATGCCCAAGAAAATTGGCCCTGGGCTACCTCTGAGCTGAGAAAGCACTCCCTGTTTTTCACCAGCCTCGTGCAATATGTCTCGAAGTTGAAGATAGCGTCACTATCTGTGGTGGATCAGATATTTACTACACGAATTGCAGCTGTCGTCGCTGATCTCTGCACCGTGTATTTGCATTCCGCAAAGGAAATGCAGGATCGATCGTTCTACAAGACTTTGATCCCGCTTGTGTCTTGGTACGCGAAGGATGCAGTTGAGGTCTCGGGGTACAATGCCTCACTACACGCCAACTTGAAGAAGAACTTTGAGATGAGGTATTCGGGCTGCAAGCTCGCTGATTTTAAAAGGACGACATTGCAACCGCGCACCCTGGGCCGTGACTATTGTTATGATATTCACCTTGGCGAAAAGCTTCTCTCTTACGATTTTGCATGGGCAGGAACCCGCAACCAAGGTTTTGACCAGGAGTTCGAACGAGCTAATCTCAATCTGTCACTGATTGAGGCCAAAGTG TCGCTCCTCCATAGCTGGAAATTCTTCGCCATCGAGCATTGCTCAGACTTTATGACGGATCGAGAGGTTCAGAAATCGATGGCTGTAGTCGTACAGAGATGCCTTGAAGCTAATACCAATGGCGTTCCACAAGAAGCAATCTTCGCACGGATTCAACAAACACGGGTAGATTTTGCACAAGCTCTCCTCCAGCGACTTGTCGAGATTGGATCCCGGGGTGCTGAAGTTTTTGGTCTGCTTGGGGTAGTGTGGGATGCATTGCGCTCTCGCCGCGCAACGTATGAGGAGGCAATCATCAATGACGACACCGAGTATTACCGGTCCCTTCTCAATGTGCTCTTCCTCGCCCTTCAGTTCCATCAAGACTCACCTTCACGGACAGCGCCCGAAACGCTCAGTAAGAAAGCTGAGGTATCATCTGACTTAGGACTGGTGGTCGAAATTGTAAAGACTGTGGTTGCTCAAGGGTTCAAGTCTTTGACCGCGTACTTGCACGATCAACCAGAGAAATGCACACCGAAGGACTTTGCCATCATAACAGCCATTCTGCAAAGCTGCTTGCAGGTGAAGAATGTTGATCGCGTATACGAGCATATCGTTTATCATATTGCGGATAACGACACAGGTCGTCATGCAACTTCTCTCTTTTCGTGGGCTGATCAATTGGCTGTGGCCGGTGATCCCGTCTACGGAGAACTCAGtatctctttccttgttaAGCTATCGACCATACCCATGCTAGCAGAACATCTCGCTGTCGAGGTTGTTTTAGTCAGACTCTCTACATGCCGCTTGACAAATATCCTGCGACAGCCCAAGGGCTTTGGTCCCTTTGACTCTGTGCCCAGGATGTATGCTATCTGGACCGGCGGTATTCTTCCCCTTTGCCTGAACCTTCTCTACCACGTCATTCGCACAGCGCCCGAAGTGGCGGCCTTCCTCAATCAATTTGAGGGCCAACTTACGCGGGCGTCCGAGGCGTTTGCTGCCGATCGCACGGCTGGGTCTACGGCTCGGCGCATCTGTCTGAGCATGACATCTGAGGCGTACTCACTGGCACTAATCTCCTTCATATTGGACCGATTCCGCGAAGCAGGACCCAGCGCCGGTATGGATGCTGAGTCAATCCAGGAACTCAAATGGGATAGGGCACATGTcaaggaagacattgaagatCTCCTAGAACGCAGACAACTCCTTCGAGCACGGATCGTGGCCACCAACGACAAAGAAGCGGAGCTGGTCCGCCAGAAACCATTGAACGCTTCATCGGGGGCCGAGAACCGactggaggagaagatcgtgaGCGAGTTGAAGGCCACACTGGTCTGtcttggaggagaggaggcgTAA
- a CDS encoding acyl--CoA ligase (acyl-CoA synthetase) has protein sequence MPFKSRWQVHVPDAHLATVLFTSPTHPLSKTHRCFSEAARPDTHYFTTHDFRLWSKRFAAGLRKAGLQSGDRVLLFSGNDLFFPVVFMGIIMAGGIFSGANPTYVARELAYQLQDSGATYLICAEGSLDTGIEAAQVAGLSRGRVFVFNNAIFDGRGEGKMGCRYWGELVASAEEGSQFEWDDLSTPEKANRTLALNYSSGTTGRPKGVEISHKNYCANMLQANQSFYLNPDWKARNARARFLCFLPMYHAMAQNIFIANALKREVPVYIMPKFDFIKMLEYTEKFRITDLILVPPVVVALAKHPAVRSGKYDLSSVEGIGSGAAPLGREVCDEVEALWEPGRVNVKQGWGMTETTCAILGWDPTETSHTASVGELNPNCEAKIMADDGVTELGRNQRGELWVRGPNIMKGYWRNPQATKETKTEDGWLKTGDIAYVDDQGKFYVVDRKKELIKVKGNQVAPAELEALLLEHPAVADVAVIGVSVNDDERPRAYVVLKPGQSASAQDLIAFMDGKVSAIKRITGGVVFVDTIPKNPSGKILRKVLRDRAKEEVASNPSIAAKL, from the exons ATGCCTTTCAAATCGCGTTGGCAGGTGCATGTCCCGGATGCGCACCTGGCAACTGTCCTGTTCACATCGCCCACTCATCCGTTGTCAAAGACGCACAGGTGCTTCTCTGAGGCAGCTCGTCCTGATACGCATTATTTCACTACCCATGACTTCCGACTATGGTCGAAGCGTTTTGCGGCGGGATTGCGCAAGGCTGGTCTCCAGTCGGGCGATCGggtcttgctcttctccggcaacgatctcttcttccctgttgTTTTTATGGGGATCATCATGGCGGGAGGTATCTTCTCGGGGGCCAATCCTACCTATGTCGCAAGGGAATTGGCGTACCAGCTCCAGGATAGCGGCGCAACTTACCTCATTTGCGCTGAGGGGAGTCTTGACACTGGTATTGAAGCGGCGCAGGTAGCAGGACTGAGTCGGGGTCGGGTGTTTGTTTTTAACAATGCCATCTTTGATGGGCGTGGGGAGGGTAAGATGGGTTGTCGCTACTGGGGTGAACTGGTGGCGTCTGCGGAGGAAGGCAGTCAATTTGAATGGGATGATCTATCGACTCCGGAGAAGGCTAACCGTACTCTCGCCTTAAACTATTCCAGCGGCACAACGGGAAGGCCCAAGGGCGTGGAAATCTCTCACAAGAACTATTGCGCCAACATGCTTCAGGCGAATCAATCGTTTTATCTGAATCCGGACTGGAAGGCAAGAAATGCTAGGGCTCGGTTCCTCTGTTTCCTGCCGATGTATCATGCGATGGCTCAGAATATTTTCATTGCGAATGCATTAAAGCGTGAGGTTCCTGTGTATATTATGCCCAAGTTCGACTTCATCAAGATGCTGGAATATACGGAGAAATTCCGCATCACGGACCTTATTCTGGTACCTCCCGTGGTGGTTGCCCTAGCCAAGCATCCTGCGGTCAGAAGCGGCAAATATGATCTTAGCAGTGTCGAGGGGATTGGCAGCGGTGCAGCGCCCCTGGGAAGAGAAGTCTGTGATGAAGTGGAGGCGCTCTGGGAACCTGGACGTGTCAATGTGAAACAGGGCTGGGGAATGACCGA GACTACATGCGCTATACTTGGCTGGGACCCCACCGAAACAAGTCACACAGCGTCGGTTGGAGAGCTGAACCCCAATTGCGAAGCAAAGATTATGGCCGACGACGGGGTCACCGAGTTAGGACGTAACCAACGGGGTGAACTCTGGGTCCGAGGCCCGAACATTATGAAGGGCTATTGGCGAAACCCACAGGCcacaaaggaaaccaagacGGAGGACGGATGGCTGAAGACCGGAGACATCGCATATGTGGACGATCAGGGGAAGTTCTACGTTGTTGACCGAAAGAAG GAACTGATCAAAGTGAAAGGCAACCAAGTCGCACCGGCAGAGTTAGAGGCCCTTTTGCTGGAGCACCCGGCAGTAGCTGACGTTGCGGTCATTGGAGTGTCGGT GAACGATGACGAGCGCCCTCGGGCATATGTAGTGCTAAAACCTGGACAGAGCGCCTCCGCACAGGATCTTATCGCATTCATGGACGGGAAAGTCTCCGCGATCAAGAGAATCACTGGCGGGGTAGTTTTCGTTGATACAATTCCTAAAAACCCCTCAGGCAAAATCCTGCGAAAGGTC